GGTCACCAGGTAGATCCTTGTTTGACACCACATATTCCCGTTTTGACGGCGTTAGCGATAATTTGCTTACCGAGGAGCAGGGCAAATACTATATACAGAACTATGGTATCTCTGAGGAAACTATTGACGACACATATAACGCTATGGCAGTGAATTTGCGTCGTAATGCTTCGCGGAATCCTAGAGCCATTGAGAGAGAGGAATATACCGATATCGCCAAGAAGTGTGGATATGACGATGTTATGGAATACATGAGATCGAAATACAATCCCAAGATCACTCAATATATTCGCAAGGGTGGCAGCCTTGTCCACAATGTAGCCGCTGGAGCCATTGTTGTTTGTGCTTCTGATATTGCAAAGAAGTTTAAGGAGAAGCCTATTGAAGTGGTTGACTATGCGAGCTCTTCTAACACGCAGAGATTCCCTTTCAATTTCCACCAAATGAATGTAGACGTTCGTAATGCCCTCTACAAAGACGGCATAGATCCTAAGGAACTCGATTTAATGATTACCACAGTTATGACCTCAGGTGAGCAGTTGGATAGTGCCGAAGTGTTTGGTTATCTGCCAGAAGGAAAGGGCTACCAATATGAATTAGATGGCAGAACCTGTTTCGATGGAGACAAGCCTATTAACCCACATGGTGGTGACCTTAGCTTTGGACATGCATTTGGTGTTGCTGGCATCAATATGATTAGTGAAGCTATTCTCCAAATGCGCGGTGAGGCCGGAGACTGCCAGGTAAAGAAACCTGTCAACAAGTGCCTAGTACGTGGTATGGGCGGCGGTCATACTACTGTTGGTATAATTCTTGAGGTAAAGGAATAAGAGGGGGGGATTAGATATGTTTGAACTGCGACCAATTTTGAAGACCTATTATGATGCACTGGAAGAGGGTAAAATTCTTGGAATGAAATGTGAGGAATGTGGTGATGTTGTATGGCCTCCTTTGCCTACCTGCCAGAAATGCGGCAGCACAGAATTGAATTGGATTGATATGGGCCATGAAGCCATTATTGATGAAATAAGATATGAGGATTCTAGTGTGGGAGGAGATTATACTTTCAGAAAAGCCAATGATTAT
This DNA window, taken from Clostridium estertheticum, encodes the following:
- a CDS encoding thiolase family protein, which gives rise to METKLTRPVSIIGTSTLPQRYFDDPMYEGLSIYELWTCACHQALEDAGVKPKDIDKIVYSQMANFVTSGNTLAMVGTLEEWIGMAGKPIMHIEQACASGYIAFMEACNAVASGKYDIVLCAGIESPKHFIPRNQPAHKIRPISEYDGWWSPGRSLFDTTYSRFDGVSDNLLTEEQGKYYIQNYGISEETIDDTYNAMAVNLRRNASRNPRAIEREEYTDIAKKCGYDDVMEYMRSKYNPKITQYIRKGGSLVHNVAAGAIVVCASDIAKKFKEKPIEVVDYASSSNTQRFPFNFHQMNVDVRNALYKDGIDPKELDLMITTVMTSGEQLDSAEVFGYLPEGKGYQYELDGRTCFDGDKPINPHGGDLSFGHAFGVAGINMISEAILQMRGEAGDCQVKKPVNKCLVRGMGGGHTTVGIILEVKE
- a CDS encoding Zn-ribbon domain-containing OB-fold protein, which encodes MFELRPILKTYYDALEEGKILGMKCEECGDVVWPPLPTCQKCGSTELNWIDMGHEAIIDEIRYEDSSVGGDYTFRKANDYFVNKEPYCICVGHFQEGTRQFHAALYGVTKDNVDELISKLPFNAKVEFIQMDGGFKSVGFRVKD